Below is a window of Acidobacteriota bacterium DNA.
CAGAGCGTACCCCTTCTTCAGATGAATGTAAACACCCTTCGCAAACTGCCTCCCCGGGAAGATCGAAGTGCTGAAGACCTCGCCTCCGAGGCTCTACCCGAGGTTCCGCGCGCCGCGCGCACCGGGCGGCGACGGGAAGCCAGAATCATGGCAGAAACCAGCCTTGATTGCAACCCCCCTTCGCCAGAAAACCGGCACCTGCGCTTCCGGCACCGCCGCGCCAGCCCGTTGAGAGCCGACCCCTCTCGGCCTCACCGAAGAGGCCTCAGACGGATCATGAGGAGCTGAAGGGTGGAGAGAGGATGGAGCGGGAGACGGGAATCGAACCCGCGACCAACGGCTTGGAAGGCCGAGACTCTACCACTGAGTTACTCCCGCAGTGGATTGCGGCGCCGGGATGCCTCCTCGGCCGGCGCGACCTGTCCCGACTGCTCACCCAGCCATGGGCTTCGCAGAGCGGGAAACAGTTAGCGATCTGTCAATGAGACCGTCGACAAAGAAATTGGTGGAGGCGGATGGATTCGAACCACCGTAGGGCATAGCCCAGCAGATTTACAGTCTGCCCCCTTTGGCCACTCGGGTACGCCTCCGAAATCTTCTCTTTCAAACCCGTCTGCCGCTCGATGTCGGCTTCGGGAAGCTCTAGCCTTTGGAGCCGGCACGCGGGATCGAACCGCGGACCTACTGTTTACAAGACAGTTGCTCTACCACTGAGCTATGCCGGCCCGAAGAATCAGCACCGCGCCTGAAGCGTTGTCGGTTGCCGGCACCGGAACCGCCACTCGGGGTCTCTCTCTCGAACGACCCCACCGAACTCGTCGTGTGACTCCCGGCCAGAGCGCCCTTCCGGGCAGGTCGGTGAGTTTAGCGTCTCTTCCCCTCGCGGTGCAACCTCTGTCGCTGACGAACTGCCTCATAGAGCATCGCCGCCGCCGCCGTGGCCACATTGAGGGACTCGACGTGACCGCGCATGGGCACGGAAACTAGCCCGTCACAGAGCTTTCGGGTGCGTTGCCGAAGCCCTTTGGCCTCACCACCAAAGCACAGAACGGTGGGACCGGAGAGATCCAGATCCCACGCGGCGGAGCCTCCGGCGTCGGCTCCGTAGATCCAGAAGCCTTCCTTTTTTAGCCGGCCGATCTCCTGACCGCTGTTGGTGATGCGCTCGAGGGCCAGCCACTCGGCGGCACCGGCGGAGGTCTTGACCGCCAACGGCGAGATCGGCGCGCTGCCGCGGTCCCGAATCAGCACCTTCCCCACCCCAGCCCCTTCACAGACCCTCAAGATCGCCCCGAGGTTGCGCGGATCCTGGACGTCCTCCAGCAGCACCACCAGCTGAGGGTCCGCCCCGTCGCCAGGCTGGCTTCCCGCCTCCGCAGGAGCCTGCTGCAGCTCCGCTACCAGACCGTTGTGCACCGCGTCCCCGAGCTTCCTCTCCAGCTCTGCCCTCAGGGAGTCCGGCGCCGGCCCGAACGCGACCCGATGACGGCGGCAGAGGTCCTGGATCTCCGCCTGGCGCTTGCCGCTCCGGCCCACGCTCCACACCCGCACGACCTCGTGAGGGCGGTGGCGCAGCGCTTCGCGGACGGGGTGATAGCCGTAGATGCGATGATCGTTCATCAGGAATGCGGGACGTGGAGGGAGACCTGGAACGACGAAGGCAGGCCCGATGAGCCTGCCCGCGTCCTCCGCCGTCATTGTTTCGCGGCGGCCCCGTTACCAGAGAGCCCCGTCGCGTGGGAGCCTCGTCGAGCCCCCCCGGGAGCACCGCCTCAGACCTCCATGATCTGGTGTTCTTTGTTGCTCAGAGCCTTGTTGATCTCGCCGATGTAGTGATCGTGGAGCTTTTGCATCTCGTCGTGGCCGCGGTGCTCGTCGTCCTGGCTGATCTCCTTTTCCTTCTCCATCTTCTTGAGCTCGTCGTTGCCGTGGCGGCGAGCGGCGCGGAC
It encodes the following:
- a CDS encoding RNA methyltransferase gives rise to the protein MNDHRIYGYHPVREALRHRPHEVVRVWSVGRSGKRQAEIQDLCRRHRVAFGPAPDSLRAELERKLGDAVHNGLVAELQQAPAEAGSQPGDGADPQLVVLLEDVQDPRNLGAILRVCEGAGVGKVLIRDRGSAPISPLAVKTSAGAAEWLALERITNSGQEIGRLKKEGFWIYGADAGGSAAWDLDLSGPTVLCFGGEAKGLRQRTRKLCDGLVSVPMRGHVESLNVATAAAAMLYEAVRQRQRLHREGKRR